Proteins encoded by one window of Desulfovibrio ferrophilus:
- a CDS encoding FecR domain-containing protein — translation MEAVGHVVGLLGEVRAESEAGLRPLQLGSEVYPDDILLTNQGAHVEVRFADQSVLSQGENARLTIDSFVYSPQDSAASNMVLNMAEGTFRMVTGEIAASNPEGVSMVSPLATIGIRGTGADLQVGEDGLKVGIFQYDGKDLTVTTPYGTMIINNANLILDVFADGTFGELRTYTDFEKAFFDAIAPILSIPTAREGGEDDGGDDGDEGDGPGDGTGNGDGEDGGGGEDEVTVELNPEDGASEGDILSFIMGAMEEILGDDTLAGGAGGDTLGGGDSVPGSGDGSPFDPDNWGQPDDPFADSLAGGDDDDDDTVSGGDTGDGDTGDDTGGHSGGSGGGSSSASCDCPAPASLDGTTGYTIVGDEAGTTFGADFAWVGDVNGDGIDDFMISAANADPNGVNNAGETYLIFGGTNLENLDAADGTTDGSIDISYLDGSNGYVLDGYRYEGRFGAYGRNKNMSTVGDFNNDGYDDFSLGATSFSTATGEGYVLFGGSSLAALDAMDGTADGTLNVKYLASGNGGDGSNGFILNGFTTYDQGGSSASYGDINGDGFSDVIQSGFMAGSTLDSGEVYVVFGGNGWSGGAELSQNGLNGTNGVFFYNSNAREFMGNSVTGIPDMNGDGFAEVLIGANEGHGSNADRTGKAYLVFGGSYGVKGESSVLSGGFNVSGLDGSNGYLFEGVDNQDVTGQVSYADVNGDGISDLIIGAPESYTGQYGPGKVFVVYGDQLAALDAADGSGDGTIQLSKLLATNGADGTYGYVMAGNAGSTDRLGFSVQTAGDVNNDGYGDFMVGGHTVAANENGEGYLIFGGVNGVKGWGAKQASLDPDALSGEDGVIVLGKAAGDSTGYGVGYLGDLNNDGYADFGITGHGGDPNGEVYVIYGNEFTGYQDSTLLTLAGTAPSRVLTVRGQEDTDEVDINLSTGAVSMSSGTFTSIDATDATKVEASDYEGQITLTGSSGEDTFFGGAGDDYAQGGQGDDYLEGGAGNDELWGGIGIDELSGGTGNDTLVGGASGDMLTSDLGEDVFLYTIESDMTNDTISDADWDFDKLQFDSVNFGLAAGTLDSGRFFVVTNYTDNYTDVTQDGAVFIYDDGAESLYYDDDGNDGSYGAFSLDITYNGNAPEYDDIELVNLA, via the coding sequence CTGCCTCGAATATGGTCCTCAATATGGCTGAGGGCACGTTTCGCATGGTGACTGGCGAGATTGCCGCCTCCAATCCCGAAGGCGTGTCCATGGTTTCGCCTCTGGCAACCATCGGTATCCGGGGGACAGGTGCCGACCTGCAGGTTGGAGAGGACGGACTCAAGGTCGGTATCTTCCAGTACGATGGCAAGGACCTGACCGTGACGACCCCCTACGGAACCATGATCATCAACAACGCCAACCTGATCCTTGATGTCTTTGCGGATGGGACCTTTGGCGAACTCCGAACCTATACCGATTTCGAGAAAGCTTTTTTTGATGCCATCGCTCCGATTCTCTCCATTCCCACAGCTCGCGAGGGCGGCGAGGATGACGGTGGTGATGATGGTGACGAGGGTGACGGCCCGGGTGACGGAACCGGAAATGGTGACGGCGAAGATGGTGGCGGTGGCGAGGATGAGGTCACCGTGGAGCTGAATCCCGAAGACGGAGCCTCGGAAGGTGACATCCTGTCCTTCATCATGGGCGCCATGGAGGAGATATTGGGCGATGATACCCTGGCTGGTGGTGCCGGGGGAGATACTCTGGGTGGGGGAGACAGTGTCCCTGGAAGTGGGGACGGATCTCCTTTTGACCCCGATAACTGGGGCCAGCCTGATGATCCTTTTGCGGATTCCCTGGCCGGTGGCGATGACGATGACGACGATACTGTGTCCGGCGGCGACACGGGCGATGGAGATACCGGGGATGATACCGGAGGCCATAGTGGCGGTTCGGGCGGAGGCAGCTCCAGTGCTTCCTGTGACTGTCCGGCCCCTGCGAGTCTGGACGGAACCACGGGTTACACCATTGTGGGCGATGAGGCCGGGACCACATTTGGTGCCGATTTTGCCTGGGTTGGGGATGTGAATGGTGATGGGATAGATGACTTCATGATTTCCGCAGCCAATGCCGACCCTAACGGCGTTAACAATGCCGGAGAAACCTATCTGATCTTTGGTGGCACGAACCTGGAAAATCTGGATGCTGCGGACGGAACCACCGACGGCAGCATTGATATTTCGTACCTGGATGGCAGCAATGGCTATGTCCTGGATGGGTATCGATATGAAGGTAGGTTTGGGGCCTATGGTCGCAACAAGAATATGAGCACCGTGGGTGACTTCAATAACGACGGATACGATGACTTTTCTCTGGGAGCCACCAGTTTTTCCACGGCAACAGGTGAAGGGTACGTGTTGTTCGGCGGGTCGAGCCTGGCGGCTTTGGACGCCATGGATGGGACAGCCGATGGAACCCTCAATGTCAAATACCTGGCTTCGGGCAACGGTGGTGACGGGAGTAACGGCTTTATCCTCAACGGATTTACTACGTACGATCAGGGGGGGAGTTCAGCCAGCTATGGCGATATCAATGGTGATGGCTTTTCGGATGTTATCCAGTCCGGTTTCATGGCGGGTTCCACCCTTGATTCCGGAGAAGTCTATGTGGTGTTCGGTGGTAACGGCTGGTCCGGTGGGGCCGAGTTGAGCCAGAACGGGCTCAATGGAACCAACGGCGTTTTTTTCTACAACTCCAATGCACGTGAATTCATGGGCAACAGTGTCACTGGCATCCCGGATATGAATGGCGACGGTTTTGCCGAAGTTTTGATCGGGGCCAACGAGGGGCATGGGTCCAATGCCGACAGAACCGGCAAGGCCTATCTCGTGTTTGGCGGTTCCTATGGAGTCAAGGGGGAGTCCAGCGTTCTTTCCGGTGGTTTCAATGTGTCTGGCCTGGATGGAAGTAATGGATATCTGTTTGAGGGCGTGGATAATCAGGATGTTACCGGTCAGGTGAGTTATGCTGATGTGAATGGTGATGGGATTAGCGATCTGATCATCGGAGCACCGGAAAGTTATACTGGCCAGTATGGCCCGGGTAAGGTCTTCGTGGTCTACGGCGATCAACTCGCGGCTCTGGATGCTGCGGATGGTTCGGGTGATGGCACAATACAGTTGTCAAAACTGCTGGCAACAAATGGGGCGGATGGCACCTATGGCTATGTCATGGCAGGTAATGCAGGCAGTACTGATCGTCTTGGCTTTTCCGTGCAGACCGCTGGTGACGTGAATAACGATGGCTATGGGGATTTCATGGTTGGCGGGCATACGGTTGCTGCCAACGAGAATGGCGAGGGCTATCTGATCTTCGGCGGAGTCAACGGAGTGAAAGGGTGGGGAGCCAAGCAGGCCAGTCTGGATCCGGATGCCCTGAGCGGTGAAGACGGGGTGATTGTGCTGGGCAAGGCTGCGGGAGATTCCACTGGCTACGGTGTCGGTTATCTGGGGGATTTGAACAACGATGGCTATGCGGATTTCGGGATCACGGGTCACGGCGGTGACCCCAATGGTGAAGTCTACGTCATCTATGGCAACGAATTCACGGGGTATCAGGATTCGACACTGCTGACTCTTGCAGGAACAGCTCCTTCAAGGGTCCTGACCGTCCGAGGTCAGGAGGATACCGATGAGGTGGATATCAATCTGAGCACCGGTGCGGTGAGTATGAGCTCCGGGACGTTCACTTCGATAGATGCGACCGATGCGACCAAGGTGGAAGCATCCGATTACGAGGGACAGATCACCTTAACCGGCAGCTCGGGTGAGGATACTTTCTTCGGGGGGGCTGGCGATGATTATGCCCAAGGCGGTCAGGGCGATGATTATCTTGAAGGTGGAGCCGGAAACGATGAGCTTTGGGGGGGGATTGGAATCGATGAACTCTCTGGAGGGACGGGCAATGACACCCTTGTGGGTGGAGCTTCCGGTGATATGCTGACTTCCGATTTGGGGGAAGACGTTTTTCTGTACACCATTGAAAGCGATATGACCAACGACACCATTTCTGACGCGGATTGGGATTTTGACAAATTGCAATTCGATTCGGTTAATTTTGGCCTTGCTGCCGGTACATTGGATTCCGGCCGATTCTTTGTGGTGACGAACTATACCGATAACTACACGGACGTGACGCAGGATGGAGCCGTCTTTATTTACGATGATGGGGCCGAGAGCTTGTACTACGACGATGACGGAAACGATGGCAGCTATGGTGCCTTCAGCCTGGATATTACCTATAATGGAAACGCACCCGAGTATGACGATATCGAGCTTGTGAACCTCGCCTAG
- the fcl gene encoding GDP-L-fucose synthase produces MEQEAIIYVAGHRGLVGSAIVRALQQAGHTSIITRTHAQCDLTDQAQVNDFFAHQKPQYVVLAAAKVGGIHANDIRPAEFIRDNLLIQSNIIDAAYRNGARKLLFLGSSCIYPKFAPQPIREEHLLTGELEPTNQWYAVAKIAGLKMCQAYRRQYGFNAISLMPTNLYGPGDNFDLVSAHVLPALLRKFHEAKLTGAPEVSVWGSGTPRREFLHVDDLAQASLFLMDNYDEEDIINVGVGTDISIAELAEIIQDIVGYKGNVIYDRNKPDGTPRKLLDVSRLTGKGWTAGISLREGIASTYSWFVNNSPC; encoded by the coding sequence GTGGAACAAGAGGCAATTATCTATGTCGCCGGTCACCGAGGCTTGGTTGGCTCGGCTATTGTCCGCGCCTTGCAACAGGCGGGACACACATCCATCATCACCCGCACACACGCCCAATGCGATCTCACTGACCAAGCCCAGGTCAACGATTTCTTTGCCCACCAGAAACCCCAATATGTAGTTCTGGCGGCAGCCAAGGTGGGAGGCATCCATGCCAACGACATCCGCCCGGCTGAATTTATTCGGGACAATCTGCTCATTCAATCAAACATCATAGATGCGGCTTACAGGAACGGGGCCAGAAAACTACTATTTCTGGGGTCGTCATGCATCTATCCCAAGTTTGCTCCTCAACCCATACGCGAAGAGCACCTCTTGACCGGAGAACTGGAACCCACCAATCAGTGGTACGCCGTAGCCAAGATCGCGGGGTTGAAGATGTGCCAAGCCTACCGACGCCAGTATGGATTCAATGCCATCAGTCTGATGCCCACAAATCTCTATGGCCCTGGTGACAATTTCGATCTGGTCAGTGCCCATGTATTGCCTGCCCTGCTCCGCAAATTCCACGAGGCCAAGCTCACTGGCGCACCCGAAGTATCTGTCTGGGGCAGCGGAACCCCTCGGCGAGAATTCCTGCATGTGGACGATCTGGCACAGGCCAGTCTGTTCCTGATGGACAATTATGATGAAGAAGACATCATTAATGTAGGGGTCGGGACCGATATCAGCATTGCCGAACTTGCTGAGATCATTCAAGACATCGTCGGTTACAAAGGAAACGTCATCTACGACCGAAACAAGCCGGACGGCACTCCCAGGAAACTGCTGGATGTCTCCCGTCTTACGGGAAAAGGCTGGACAGCAGGCATCAGTTTGCGCGAGGGCATTGCCTCCACGTATTCTTGGTTCGTCAATAATTCACCCTGCTGA
- a CDS encoding NAD-dependent epimerase/dehydratase family protein, with protein MSELAVVFGGSGFLGSHVCDELVRAGFKVRVCDRVESPHLSDGQEMFLCDILDPESMRKAVSGADYVYNFAGLADIDEARDKPIETIQLNVLGNAHILDACREANVKRYVFASTVYVYSEKGSFYRASKQASERIIEAYKERYGIEYSILRYGSLYGRRADMRNGIYRILHSALSQGKVTYSGTGDEQREYIHVRDAAKLSVRILNEEYANQHVILTGPYPYRVRDLMEMVREILGNKPDIEFLNQPLGGHYKITPYGFLPRVGTKLVGESYTDMGQGLLDCLAEMHETEDGQS; from the coding sequence GTGAGTGAATTGGCAGTAGTCTTTGGTGGTTCCGGATTTCTGGGCAGCCATGTGTGCGACGAGCTTGTCCGGGCCGGGTTCAAGGTGCGGGTTTGCGATCGCGTGGAGTCTCCCCATCTCAGCGATGGTCAGGAGATGTTCCTGTGCGACATCCTGGACCCCGAATCCATGCGCAAGGCCGTGAGTGGCGCCGATTACGTCTACAATTTTGCGGGGCTCGCCGATATCGACGAGGCCCGTGACAAGCCCATCGAGACGATTCAGCTCAACGTGTTGGGAAACGCTCACATCCTTGATGCCTGCCGTGAGGCCAACGTCAAACGCTATGTCTTCGCCAGCACCGTCTATGTCTATAGTGAAAAGGGTTCTTTTTATCGCGCCAGCAAACAGGCTTCGGAACGGATCATCGAGGCCTACAAGGAGCGCTACGGGATCGAATATTCCATCCTGCGCTATGGTTCGCTCTATGGTCGCCGGGCTGATATGCGTAACGGTATTTACAGGATTCTGCATTCGGCTCTATCCCAGGGCAAGGTGACCTATTCGGGGACCGGAGACGAGCAGCGCGAATACATCCATGTTCGGGATGCGGCCAAACTTTCGGTACGCATTTTGAATGAAGAGTACGCCAACCAGCATGTGATCTTGACTGGTCCCTACCCCTACCGCGTGCGGGATCTGATGGAAATGGTGCGCGAGATTCTGGGTAACAAACCGGACATCGAGTTCCTGAACCAGCCATTGGGCGGGCATTACAAGATCACTCCCTATGGTTTCCTGCCGCGAGTGGGGACCAAGCTGGTGGGTGAGTCGTACACGGACATGGGACAGGGACTGCTCGATTGCCTGGCCGAGATGCATGAAACCGAGGACGGGCAAAGCTGA
- a CDS encoding DegT/DnrJ/EryC1/StrS family aminotransferase, which yields MTMPFIDLKAQFRALESDIRARMDAVLEHGQFIMGPEVRELEEKLAGFAGVKNAIACSSGTDALLLALMAHGVGPGDAVFTTPFTFIATAEVISLLGATPVYVDVDPETFNINPEALNLAVRAVKMGDAGKHPLPNGVDKLTPKGIIPVDIFGVPAEYDAIMELAESHGLFVLQDGAQSFGSEYNGVRAGALGHVSATSFFPAKPLGCYGDGGAVFTDDDEMAELMRSLMIHGMGSHRYDNDRIGINGRLDSLQAAVLLPKLAAFPGELDQRQRVADRYTGQLSKLPGFTFQKVPDGCRSAWAQYSILHERREEIQAALKEAGIPSVIYYPKPLHIQTAFAELGYAAEDMPVSMRLAESIFSLPMHPYMTDEQVDEVCGVIAGVLA from the coding sequence ATGACAATGCCATTTATTGATTTGAAGGCCCAGTTCCGTGCGCTGGAGTCTGATATTCGCGCCCGTATGGACGCTGTTCTGGAACATGGCCAGTTCATTATGGGGCCTGAGGTTCGTGAGCTGGAAGAGAAGCTGGCCGGGTTTGCAGGTGTGAAGAACGCCATTGCCTGTTCCAGCGGGACAGATGCGCTGCTGCTGGCCCTGATGGCTCATGGAGTCGGGCCGGGGGACGCCGTGTTTACGACCCCCTTCACGTTTATCGCCACTGCGGAAGTGATTTCGCTGCTGGGAGCGACTCCCGTGTACGTGGATGTGGACCCCGAGACTTTCAATATCAATCCCGAGGCGCTGAATCTGGCTGTGCGTGCCGTGAAGATGGGCGATGCCGGTAAGCATCCCCTGCCCAACGGGGTGGACAAGCTGACTCCCAAGGGGATCATTCCCGTGGATATCTTCGGCGTACCTGCCGAGTACGATGCCATCATGGAGCTGGCTGAGAGCCATGGTTTGTTTGTGTTGCAGGATGGAGCCCAGAGTTTTGGGTCCGAGTACAACGGCGTGCGGGCCGGGGCTTTGGGGCATGTTTCTGCCACCAGCTTTTTCCCGGCCAAACCCTTGGGTTGTTACGGCGATGGCGGAGCGGTGTTTACCGATGACGACGAGATGGCCGAATTGATGCGGTCGCTGATGATTCACGGGATGGGGAGCCATCGCTACGACAATGATCGCATCGGGATCAACGGTCGCCTGGATTCCTTGCAGGCTGCCGTGTTGTTACCCAAGTTGGCAGCCTTCCCCGGCGAACTCGATCAGCGTCAACGCGTGGCGGACCGGTATACCGGGCAGTTGTCCAAGCTGCCAGGGTTTACCTTCCAGAAGGTGCCGGATGGATGTCGCAGTGCCTGGGCCCAGTATTCCATTCTCCATGAGCGTCGCGAAGAGATTCAGGCCGCTCTGAAGGAAGCCGGAATTCCTTCGGTCATCTACTATCCCAAGCCGTTGCATATTCAGACGGCGTTTGCAGAATTAGGCTACGCTGCAGAGGATATGCCTGTTTCCATGCGTCTGGCAGAGAGTATCTTCAGCCTGCCCATGCACCCGTACATGACTGACGAGCAAGTGGATGAGGTCTGCGGAGTGATTGCCGGGGTCCTGGCTTAG
- a CDS encoding MucR family transcriptional regulator, translated as MEDYLKEALDIVKAQASVRTMTEDEITSMVQKLAHGIRRIGEGDLVEEKLAPTVDPKKAIREKSIINLEDGKPYKILTKKNLIKFGLTPDEYREKWGYKKGTPLICKSLQRERRKKMKEMQLWTKRKKKGTAKK; from the coding sequence ATGGAAGATTATCTTAAGGAAGCTTTGGATATCGTAAAGGCACAAGCCAGTGTCCGAACCATGACCGAGGATGAAATTACATCCATGGTTCAAAAGCTGGCCCATGGGATCAGAAGGATTGGTGAGGGGGATCTCGTAGAAGAAAAGCTTGCTCCTACCGTGGACCCTAAAAAGGCTATCCGAGAGAAATCCATCATCAATCTTGAGGATGGCAAGCCTTATAAGATATTGACCAAGAAGAATTTGATCAAGTTTGGTCTGACTCCAGATGAGTATCGGGAGAAGTGGGGGTACAAAAAGGGAACCCCGTTGATCTGCAAGAGTCTTCAACGCGAGCGTCGTAAGAAAATGAAGGAAATGCAGCTCTGGACCAAGAGGAAAAAGAAGGGAACAGCGAAAAAATAA
- a CDS encoding acyltransferase, with product MDDHVTIGAGTRIWHFSHIMSGCVLGQDCNIGQNVVIGPEVSIGNRCRIQNNVSVYKGVTLEDEVFCGPSAVFTNVINPRSHIPRMGQLRQTLVRKGATLGANCTVVCGISIGRYAFIGAGAVVTVDVPDHSLVVGNPARQKGWVCACGEHLDDALSCAACKARYYENQSRGLARID from the coding sequence GTGGACGATCATGTCACCATAGGTGCCGGAACCAGAATCTGGCATTTTTCTCACATCATGAGTGGATGCGTTCTTGGGCAGGATTGCAACATCGGTCAGAACGTCGTGATCGGCCCGGAAGTGAGCATCGGGAATCGTTGCAGGATTCAGAACAATGTTTCCGTCTATAAGGGGGTGACCCTGGAGGACGAGGTGTTCTGCGGTCCCTCCGCTGTCTTTACCAACGTCATCAACCCTCGCAGCCACATCCCGCGGATGGGGCAACTTCGGCAGACCCTGGTCCGCAAAGGGGCCACTCTGGGCGCCAACTGTACAGTTGTCTGCGGCATCAGCATTGGGCGGTATGCCTTTATTGGGGCCGGAGCGGTGGTGACGGTTGACGTGCCTGATCACTCTTTGGTGGTGGGTAACCCCGCCAGGCAGAAGGGCTGGGTCTGTGCCTGTGGCGAACACTTGGATGATGCGCTGTCGTGTGCGGCCTGCAAAGCCAGGTACTATGAGAACCAGAGCCGGGGACTTGCCCGGATCGATTGA